The genomic region GACGTAGCTCTCCTGCCCGCTGGGGGCGAGGTACCTGGCCGGTCCGCCGTCACCCGGCCAGATCACCGGGTGGGACCCCGACAGGTGGCCGCCGGTCCCGGGGTCCTCGTAGTCCTGCTTGGCCAGGCCGAGGATGTCGCCCTTGTTGTTGACGGCGGTGACCAGCTCGACGGAGGTTCCCGGGCCGGCCTCCGCCGGCAGGGGCAGCTCGCGGACCTTCTGGCCGTCCTTCCAGACGATGCCGACGCCCGCCCGGTTGCGCGAGACCACGTAGCCGGCGTCGTTGACGTCGGCTTCTCCGTACGCGTAGTCGCTCCCGGGCAGCGGGGTGATCGCCGTGGCGCCCGCCCGGTAGGTGAACACGTAGCCTTCGGCGCCGTGAACGCGGCCCACCATCAGGCCGCTCTTGTTCACGGCGAGCAGCTCGCCCTGCAGGCCGGCCGCGGGCAGCGGAACCTTGTGGAGCGTGGTGCCGGTCCAGTACACGGGCTGCGCGCCGGAGACGCCGACCGACAGCTTGCCCGCGCCGAGGGCGAGGACGCCCTGGTTCTGCGGGTTGCCCGGGTTGTAGACGTCGTCCCCGAGGGAGCCCAGTACCTGGATCCTGGGAGTGCAGGTGGTGGCGGCCGCGGCCGGGCCGGCGGCGGTGACGATGCCTGCCAGGACGATCGCGGCGGCGGCGGCCGAGGCGCCTCGCCTCATGGGTGTGCTGTACATCGCTGAATCCCCCTGTGTGTGCGGTGGCGCAAACGCGCGCCCGCAGCCGTGCCGGCTCCGGGCGCGCGAGATCCCCTGTTGCGTCATATGCCCTGTGACAGCGGCCTGTTGATGTTATCCCCGATGTACCCGGATGTTCCTGTTCACTCGTGGTTCGTGTGTCCGATTTCCGGGAATGTCCGCCCGGTCGCGGGGGGCCGTCCGGTCCCGCACGCGTCGGCCCCGGTCCCTGGCCGGTCCGAGGGTTCCCAACAGGGCAAGCGACCGCTTAGTATGCGCGCGGAGCGTGATCCCTCGACGGCGGCTGGAGGCCCCGGATGCAGGCATGGCGAGTACACACACCCGGCGAACCCCGTGAGGCCATGCGCCTCGAAGAGGTTCCGGAACCGGTCCCCGGCGAGGGCGAGGTGAAGCTCCGGGTGCTCGCCGCCAACGTCAACTTCCCCGACGCGCTGCTCGTCCGCGGGCAGTACCAGATCCGCCCGCCCCTGCCCTTCACCCCCGGCGTGGAGATCTGCGGCGAGACCGAGGACGGCCGCCGCGTCATCGCCAACCCGAGCTTGCCGCACGGCGGCTTCGCCGAGTACGTCACCGCGCCCGCGCGCGCCCTGCTCCCCGCCCCGGACACCCTCGACGACGCCGAGGCGGCCGCCCTCCACATCGGCTACCAGACCGGCTGGTTCGGCCTGCACCGCCGCGCCCGCATCCAGCCCGGAGAGACCCTCCTCGTGCACGCCGCCGCCGGCGGGGTCGGCAGCGCCGCCGTCCAGCTCGGCAAGGCCGCAGGGGCCACCGTCATCGGGGTCGTCGGAAGCAAGGCCAAGGCGCGCACCGCCGAGGAGCTCGGCTGCAACCTGGTCATCGACCGCACGGCCGAGGACCTCGTCTCCCGGGTCAAGGAGTTCACCGGCGGGCGCGGCGCCGACGTCGTCTACGACCCAGTCGGCGGCGACTCCTACACCGCCTCCGCCAAATGCGTGGCCTTCGAGGGCCGCATCGTCGTCGTCGGATTCGCGAGCGGCACCATCCCCGCCCCCGCGCTCAACCACGCGCTGGTGAAGAACTACGCCATCCTCGGCCTGCACTGGGGGCTGTACGCCACCAAGGAACCCGCCGCCATCCTCGCCTGCCACGCCGAACTCACCCGGCTCGCCGCCGAGGGCGCCGTGAAACCGCTGGTCAGCGAACGGGTCCCGCTCGCGGAGGCCGCCGACGCCGTGCAGCGCCTCGCCGACGGGAGCACCACCGGCCGCCTGGTCGTCGTACCGGCCCTGGACGGAGGCTCCCGATGACCGGCACGACCGCCACCGCGGACGAACTGCGCGTCCGGGTCCGCGGCCTGCTCGCCGCGCACCCGCCCGCGACCACCCCGCGCACCGACTTCCTGCGCGCCCGCTTCGATGCCGGACTCGCCTGGGTCCACTACCCCGAGGGCCTGGGCGGCCTCGGTGCGCCCCGCTCCCTGCAGACCGTCGTCGACGCCGAGCTGGAGGCCGCCGGAGCCCCCGACAACGACCCGCGGCGGATCGGCATCGGCCTCGGCATGGCCGCGCCGACGATCCTCGCGTACGGCACCGAGGAGCAGAAGCACCGCTTCCTGCGCCCCCTGTGGGCCGGCGAGGAGGTCTGGTGCCAGCTCTTCAGCGAACCCGGCGCGGGCTCCGACCTCGCCGCGCTCGGCACCCGCGCCGTCCTCGACGAGGACACCGGCGAGTGGGTGGTCGACGGCCAGAAGGTGTGGACCTCCAGTGCCCACACCGCCCGCTGGGCCATCCTGATCGCCCGCACCGACCCGGCGCTGCCCAAGCACCAGGGCATCACCTACTTCCTCTGCGACATGCACGCCCCCGGTGTCGAGGTCCGGCCGCTGCGCCAGATCACCGGCGAGGCCGAGTTCAACGAGGTCTTCCTCACGGGCGTCCGGATCCCCGACGGCCACCGCCTCGGGGCCGTCGGCGAGGGCTGGGCGGTCGCCCGCACCACGCTGATGAACGAGCGCGTCTCCATCGGCGGCATGCGCATCCCGCGCGAGGGCGGCATGATCGCAACCGTGGCCGCCGCCTGGCGCGAACGCCCCGAACTGCGCACCCACGCCCTCCACCAGCGGCTGCTGGAGCTGTGGGTCGAGGCCGAGGTCGCCCGCCTCACCGGCGAACGGCTGCGCCAGCAGCTCGCCGTCGGCCAGCCCGGTCCCGAGGGATCCGGGATGAAGCTCACCTTCGCCCGCCTCAACCAGGAGATCAGCGGACTGGAGGTCGAACTCCTCGCCGAAGAGGGCCTGTCGTACGAGGACTGGACCATGCGCCGCCCCGAACTGGTCGATTTCACCGGCCGCGACGCCGGCTACCGCTACCTGCGCGCCAAGGGCAACAGCATCGAGGGCGGCACCAGCGAAATCCTCCTGAACATCGTCGCCGAACGCGTACTCGGCCTGCCCCCCGAGCCGCGCGACGACAAGGACCTGGCCTGGAAGGACCTCGCCCGATGACTGCACCGATGGGTCTCCTCTACTCCGAGACCGAGGAAGAACTCCGCGCCGCCGTACGGTCGCTCCTCGCCGCCCGCTGCGACCCGAAGAGCGTCCTCGCCCGGATCGAGACCGACCGGCCCCACGACCCCGAGCTGTGGCAGACCCTCGCCTCCGGGATCGGCGCGGCCGGGCTCCTCGTACCCGAGAAGCTCGGCGGCCAGGGCGCGGGCCACCGCGAGGCGGCCGTGGTCCTGGAGGAGCTGGGCCGGGCCGTGGCCCCGCTCCCGTACCTGACGAGCGCCGTGCTCGCGACGGAGATCCTGCTCGGCTGCGACTCCGGGGACGTCGCCCCGCTGCTGCGGGAGCTCGCCTCCGGGCGGCAGGTCTGCGTACCGGCCGTGCCGCTGACCCTCGCCCCCGGCGGCCCCCTGCCGGCCGCCGTCCGGGACGTCGGCGACGGGACCCTCACCGGTACCGTCACCTCCGTCGCGGACGCCGTGGCGGCCGACGTCCTGCTGGTCCTCGCCGACACCGGGCTGTACGCCGTCCCGGCCGCCTCGGCGGTGCTGACCCCGCAGGTCCCGCTGGACCTGACGCGCCCGCTCGCCACCGTCACCCTCGACGCGGCCGCCGGCACCCGGCTCGCCGACCCGGCCACCGCCCGGGCGGCCATCGCCGGAGCCCTGCTCTCGGGGGCCGGTCTGCTCGCCTCCGAGCAGCTCGGGATCGCTGAGTGGTGCCTGACGGAGACCGTCCGACACACCCGGGTCCGCCACCAGTTCAACCGCCCCGTCGGCTCCTTCCAGGCCCTCAAGCACCGCCTCGCGCGGCTCTGGCTCGACGTCGCCTCGGCCCGTGCGGCGGCCAGGGCCGCGGCCGACGCCCTCGCCACCGCGTCCCCCGACGCGCCCCTCACGGTCGCCGTCGCCCAGGCCTACTGCGCGGGCGTGGCCGTCCGGGCCGCCGAGGAGTGCGTCCAGCTCCACGGCGGCATCGGCATGACCTGGGAACACCCGGCCCACCTCTACCTCAAGCGGGCCAAGGCCGACTCGCTCGCGCTCGGTACGGCGGGCCACCACCGCGGCCTGGTCGCGGACTTCGCGGAACTCCCGGCGCCTTAGGGGGCGTCCGGGGCACTCGGGCCGGCCGGCCGGGTCGGGCGGGTACCCGTCCCCATCTCCCGGTACGCGGGGATGCTCCGCATGGGGCCGGCCGACAGGATCGTCTCGCGCTGGGCGAGCTTTCCGTCGTGCCGGCCGCCGAGGTAGTGGGTGGTCGTCTCCAGCAGCCCGCCCTTCTTGGGGTCGATCACCAACCGGATTCTTGAGTTCCGGGTGTCCACCTCGACGGCGGTTCCGGCCCGGCCCGTGCTGTCCGTCGCAGGTCCGACCAGCCGCAGCCCCGGCATGTCCGCGAGGACCTCGTACACCGCGGCCCGCTGCCGTGGCTCGAGGGGCGCGTACGAGAGCAGGTTGCCCAAGCTGAACACGTAGTCCGCGCCCGGTTCGGCCTGGCTGCTGGACCAGGGGCCTCCGGGGAAGAACTCCTCCAGGAGCACCTTCAGCGCCGTGGCGTCCGTGGGAAGCCGCTTCACCTCCTCCCAGCTGAGGCCGACACCCCCGGGGCGGGCGACGGACATCATCCACTGGTACTGCTTCGCGGGGGTCTTGACGATCTCCCCGTCGGCTCCGTCCTGGAAGAACAGGGAGTCGGGCCCCACCCACGTGCTGGAGTCGCGGACCTGCGGCGTCTCGGAGTATCCGAGCTGGGGAATATCAGGATGTCCCCACACGGTCCGTACGGCGCGGGTCCGCCAGTACGGCGCGTCCGTGGCGGCGCCCCTGGCCTCCGTCGCGGCGACCTGCCGCAGGAAGTCCGCGGCGGTGGCGGTGGCCGCAGGCGGGGAACCCCGCAGGCTGCTGACCGGGTAGACGCTCACGCCCGCCGCGATCGCGGCTATCGCCGCGGCCGAGACCAGGAGCCTGCGGGTGCGCAGCCGGCGCGGCGCCGCGACGGGCACGGTTTCGCCCTTCTCGGAGGCGGCGGCCGCCCGCACGGCCAGCAGGGCGGCCTCCACGACCGCGGGGCCCGGCGCGACCACCTCGCCGGCCGCGCGCAGCCGGTCGGCGTCGGGGAAGTCCAGGAAGTCCGTCGTACGGTCGGTCATGCCATCTCTCCAGCCAGATGAAGGGGCTTCGGGGAGTCGAGGGCGGCCGTCAGGCGGCCGCGGGCGCGGTGGAGCCGCGAACGGGCCGTTCCGGCCGGGATGCCGACCACGTCCGCCGCCTCGGTGGGCGTCAGCTGCTCCCACGCGACGAGCAGCAGCAGATCGCGCTCCACCGCCGGGAGTCCGGCGAGCG from Streptomyces sp. NBC_00190 harbors:
- a CDS encoding acyl-CoA dehydrogenase family protein, encoding MTAPMGLLYSETEEELRAAVRSLLAARCDPKSVLARIETDRPHDPELWQTLASGIGAAGLLVPEKLGGQGAGHREAAVVLEELGRAVAPLPYLTSAVLATEILLGCDSGDVAPLLRELASGRQVCVPAVPLTLAPGGPLPAAVRDVGDGTLTGTVTSVADAVAADVLLVLADTGLYAVPAASAVLTPQVPLDLTRPLATVTLDAAAGTRLADPATARAAIAGALLSGAGLLASEQLGIAEWCLTETVRHTRVRHQFNRPVGSFQALKHRLARLWLDVASARAAARAAADALATASPDAPLTVAVAQAYCAGVAVRAAEECVQLHGGIGMTWEHPAHLYLKRAKADSLALGTAGHHRGLVADFAELPAP
- a CDS encoding NADPH:quinone oxidoreductase family protein, giving the protein MQAWRVHTPGEPREAMRLEEVPEPVPGEGEVKLRVLAANVNFPDALLVRGQYQIRPPLPFTPGVEICGETEDGRRVIANPSLPHGGFAEYVTAPARALLPAPDTLDDAEAAALHIGYQTGWFGLHRRARIQPGETLLVHAAAGGVGSAAVQLGKAAGATVIGVVGSKAKARTAEELGCNLVIDRTAEDLVSRVKEFTGGRGADVVYDPVGGDSYTASAKCVAFEGRIVVVGFASGTIPAPALNHALVKNYAILGLHWGLYATKEPAAILACHAELTRLAAEGAVKPLVSERVPLAEAADAVQRLADGSTTGRLVVVPALDGGSR
- a CDS encoding acyl-CoA dehydrogenase family protein translates to MTGTTATADELRVRVRGLLAAHPPATTPRTDFLRARFDAGLAWVHYPEGLGGLGAPRSLQTVVDAELEAAGAPDNDPRRIGIGLGMAAPTILAYGTEEQKHRFLRPLWAGEEVWCQLFSEPGAGSDLAALGTRAVLDEDTGEWVVDGQKVWTSSAHTARWAILIARTDPALPKHQGITYFLCDMHAPGVEVRPLRQITGEAEFNEVFLTGVRIPDGHRLGAVGEGWAVARTTLMNERVSIGGMRIPREGGMIATVAAAWRERPELRTHALHQRLLELWVEAEVARLTGERLRQQLAVGQPGPEGSGMKLTFARLNQEISGLEVELLAEEGLSYEDWTMRRPELVDFTGRDAGYRYLRAKGNSIEGGTSEILLNIVAERVLGLPPEPRDDKDLAWKDLAR